The following are encoded in a window of Streptococcus pasteurianus genomic DNA:
- a CDS encoding carbohydrate ABC transporter permease, with the protein MAKKTMTLQNRKAQKQRFIFLFLLPTLVCFFLFYFYSVVTIFATSFTKWDYTNLTSPEFLGFGNLFANYKYIFSEYPFFLEALKNSITWAIIGVVIQVPLALSVAIALSKKLAGWKLSRNLYIIPSIISSAAMGLIFLQIYNPNYGVVNQVIRFFNPEFSDAILLTPGWNIIAMTCAYVFFAGTSTIMILGQIFAIPQEIHEAAILDNITGWRREWYITIPMIKDTLKTVAIMAATSGFLLYNEVFFLTNGAAGTKSISFIIRELAVSSSRTQYARANTIGVVQILGGMLIILSINLIFKESKRRK; encoded by the coding sequence ATGGCAAAGAAAACCATGACATTACAAAATAGGAAGGCACAGAAACAACGATTTATTTTTCTATTTTTACTACCAACATTAGTTTGTTTCTTTCTCTTCTACTTTTATTCGGTGGTAACTATTTTTGCAACCTCCTTTACTAAGTGGGATTACACGAATTTAACCAGCCCAGAATTTCTAGGTTTTGGCAATCTCTTTGCCAATTATAAGTACATTTTTAGTGAGTATCCTTTCTTTTTGGAAGCACTGAAAAATTCAATTACATGGGCAATTATTGGTGTAGTCATTCAAGTTCCATTAGCATTATCAGTAGCTATCGCCTTATCTAAAAAATTAGCTGGGTGGAAACTATCACGGAATCTTTACATTATTCCAAGTATTATTTCTAGTGCAGCCATGGGCTTAATTTTTCTCCAAATTTACAATCCAAATTATGGAGTCGTTAACCAAGTTATTCGTTTCTTTAACCCTGAATTTTCGGATGCCATTTTATTGACACCTGGTTGGAATATTATTGCGATGACCTGTGCCTATGTTTTCTTTGCAGGAACATCAACCATTATGATTTTAGGTCAAATTTTTGCCATTCCACAAGAAATTCATGAAGCAGCGATTTTAGATAATATAACAGGTTGGAGAAGGGAGTGGTATATCACCATTCCAATGATAAAAGATACATTAAAAACGGTAGCGATTATGGCCGCAACCTCAGGTTTCCTACTGTATAACGAAGTATTTTTCCTAACAAATGGTGCAGCAGGAACAAAAAGTATCAGTTTTATCATCAGGGAGTTGGCAGTATCCAGCTCTCGGACACAATACGCCAGAGCTAACACCATAGGTGTGGTTCAGATTCTAGGCGGGATGTTAATCATTTTGTCTATCAATCTGATATTCAAAGAAAGTAAACGTAGAAAGTGA
- a CDS encoding alpha-L-fucosidase, with product MTKNNLQEINKRTEWFRRDRFGMFIHWGLYSIPGKGEWIRSHQQLSIEDYQPFFEAFNPVKYNPREWAKVAKAAGMKYMVLTAKHHDGFCLFDSAYTDYKATNTPIGKDLVAEFVEAVREEGLKVGLYFSLIDWYHPDYPKYGDMIHPMRENEAFKGEKIDFDNYLAFLHNQVEEIVTKYGKLDILWFDYSYGEMFGEKWRATDLITLVRKHQPDVVVDNRLETSGEGFGSIVTDNINLYSGDFVSPEQIVPHEGIRNIHGEPIPWELCLTMNNNWAYNPTDHLYKSSKTLIRKLVECVSKNGNMILNVGPDALGIINQESQEILNDFGKWLDKNGESIYGCGVSSLPKPEWGYYTQKGNTVYAHVFEQPIGPLALIGIDESKVKRMSFLHDGSEVKISKSWTTNAYEGICFAQYGDIPHFTYPLPDSVDSVIKIELVGDDSED from the coding sequence ATGACAAAAAATAATTTACAAGAAATAAATAAACGGACCGAATGGTTCCGAAGAGATCGATTTGGTATGTTCATTCATTGGGGACTTTATTCTATCCCTGGAAAAGGGGAATGGATTCGTAGCCACCAGCAATTATCTATTGAGGACTATCAACCATTTTTTGAGGCATTTAATCCTGTCAAATACAATCCGAGAGAGTGGGCAAAAGTGGCAAAGGCGGCAGGTATGAAATACATGGTCTTGACCGCCAAGCACCATGATGGATTTTGCTTGTTTGACTCAGCCTATACTGACTACAAGGCTACAAACACACCAATTGGAAAGGACTTGGTGGCTGAGTTTGTTGAAGCGGTACGAGAAGAAGGATTAAAAGTAGGTCTATACTTCAGTCTGATTGACTGGTATCATCCAGATTATCCGAAATATGGCGATATGATTCACCCCATGCGCGAGAATGAAGCCTTCAAAGGTGAGAAGATTGACTTTGATAACTACTTGGCTTTCTTACACAATCAAGTAGAAGAAATTGTCACTAAGTATGGCAAACTGGACATTCTATGGTTTGACTACTCTTATGGAGAAATGTTCGGTGAGAAGTGGCGTGCAACAGATTTGATTACGCTTGTACGTAAGCATCAACCAGATGTAGTTGTTGACAATCGTTTAGAAACATCAGGAGAAGGATTTGGAAGTATTGTAACGGATAATATCAATCTTTATTCTGGAGACTTTGTCAGTCCAGAGCAGATTGTTCCGCATGAAGGAATTCGAAATATCCATGGTGAGCCGATTCCTTGGGAACTTTGCTTAACCATGAATAATAACTGGGCCTACAATCCTACGGATCATCTCTACAAATCGTCCAAGACACTTATTCGTAAGTTGGTTGAGTGTGTAAGTAAAAATGGGAATATGATTCTGAATGTAGGTCCAGATGCACTAGGTATTATCAATCAAGAGAGTCAGGAAATTCTAAATGATTTTGGAAAATGGCTGGATAAGAATGGTGAATCTATCTATGGTTGTGGCGTTAGTTCATTACCTAAGCCAGAATGGGGCTACTATACTCAAAAAGGGAATACGGTTTATGCCCATGTCTTCGAACAGCCAATTGGTCCACTTGCCTTGATTGGTATCGATGAAAGCAAAGTAAAAAGGATGAGTTTCCTTCATGATGGTAGTGAAGTGAAGATTTCTAAGAGCTGGACAACTAATGCTTACGAAGGGATTTGTTTTGCCCAGTACGGTGATATTCCTCACTTTACTTATCCTTTGCCAGACAGCGTAGATAGTGTGATTAAGATTGAATTAGTAGGTGATGATAGTGAAGATTGA
- a CDS encoding alpha-galactosidase, which produces MKIENKHMARYFKLEDGKFYTSHLLNKKLDEPIGNEKNTEFVVSFCDGSQLSSEDFTAHVVEQTNETLLVSFYHSEIQLTILYSGREDVLAKEVTILSSSKTINYMDAEQFGFANLEQVYIPKQQEDIKEMAGFSGYYVELGQPIYAKSFFFGMEFPMGENRLVDQIYFSRYYVGYEIKEPKKIWPVVIGAASGFEKSSIQQDFFTYISGIAQPSYFRKQYNSWYDHMTAIDEGIIVKSFEEISHGFEDNGVKLDAYVVDDGWCDYQSVWEFNEKFPNGLTKVKVLVNNLGASLGLWIGPRGGYNGTEVIMSDWLEVHPEFGSKNSLSNDVNIGDFNYLERMKQKMLDYQKKYDISYWKIDGWLLKPEKTDSSGKFSMHTMTPVYEFLIGLLKDLRAERGDRDCWLNLTSYVNPSPWFLQWVNSLWIQISQDVGFTENAGNDIQRMITYRDCQYEEFLTKRDIQLPLWSLYNHEPVYASTAHTWYMDHQMYASVEEFEDYLLFISTRGNAFWEFHYSYTMFDQERWEANARAVKWIENNYSTLKHSQMIGGKPSAFEIYGYRCIDEEAGKEILSLRNPASHSATIQLDKINLSEYQLVKGDYKVLSETEYELAPYTILIAQRN; this is translated from the coding sequence GTGAAGATTGAAAATAAACATATGGCACGCTATTTTAAATTAGAAGATGGGAAGTTTTATACTTCCCATCTCTTGAATAAAAAGCTTGATGAACCCATTGGAAACGAAAAAAATACGGAATTCGTTGTTTCTTTCTGTGATGGAAGCCAGCTCAGCTCTGAGGATTTTACAGCTCATGTTGTCGAACAAACCAATGAAACTCTTTTGGTGAGTTTCTATCATTCAGAAATCCAGTTAACCATTCTATATTCAGGACGAGAAGATGTACTTGCTAAAGAGGTTACTATTCTGTCATCTTCTAAAACAATCAATTATATGGATGCGGAGCAGTTTGGTTTTGCAAATTTAGAGCAGGTATATATTCCGAAACAGCAAGAAGATATTAAAGAAATGGCTGGATTTTCTGGCTATTATGTAGAGTTGGGGCAACCGATTTATGCAAAGTCTTTCTTCTTTGGTATGGAGTTTCCAATGGGAGAAAACAGACTGGTAGATCAGATCTATTTTTCTCGCTACTATGTCGGATATGAGATTAAAGAGCCGAAAAAAATCTGGCCAGTTGTTATTGGTGCGGCTTCTGGATTTGAGAAGTCAAGCATTCAACAGGATTTCTTTACCTACATTAGTGGAATTGCTCAGCCAAGTTACTTCAGAAAACAATACAATTCTTGGTATGACCATATGACTGCCATTGATGAAGGGATTATTGTAAAGAGTTTTGAGGAAATTTCACACGGATTTGAAGATAATGGTGTGAAGTTGGATGCCTATGTCGTTGATGATGGCTGGTGTGATTACCAAAGTGTTTGGGAATTTAATGAAAAGTTTCCTAACGGTCTAACAAAGGTAAAAGTTCTCGTAAATAATCTGGGTGCTAGTCTTGGCCTTTGGATTGGGCCACGTGGAGGCTATAACGGAACAGAAGTTATCATGAGTGACTGGTTGGAGGTTCATCCAGAATTCGGTAGTAAGAATTCTTTGTCAAATGATGTTAATATTGGTGATTTTAATTATTTGGAGCGAATGAAGCAAAAAATGTTGGATTACCAAAAAAAATATGATATCAGCTATTGGAAAATTGATGGTTGGTTGCTGAAGCCAGAAAAAACAGATTCTAGTGGTAAATTTTCCATGCACACCATGACGCCTGTTTATGAATTCTTGATTGGCTTGTTAAAAGATTTGAGGGCAGAGCGTGGAGATAGAGATTGCTGGCTAAACTTGACTTCTTATGTCAATCCAAGCCCATGGTTCTTACAATGGGTTAACAGCCTTTGGATACAAATTTCGCAGGATGTTGGCTTTACAGAAAATGCTGGGAATGATATTCAACGGATGATTACCTACCGTGATTGCCAATATGAAGAATTCTTAACCAAACGGGATATTCAATTGCCACTTTGGAGTCTTTATAACCATGAACCTGTCTATGCAAGTACGGCTCATACCTGGTACATGGACCATCAAATGTATGCCAGTGTAGAAGAGTTTGAAGACTATCTCCTGTTTATTTCCACTCGTGGAAATGCTTTTTGGGAGTTCCATTATTCCTATACAATGTTTGATCAGGAACGTTGGGAGGCCAATGCTCGTGCTGTCAAGTGGATAGAGAACAATTACTCAACTCTAAAACACAGTCAAATGATTGGTGGCAAACCGTCAGCGTTTGAAATTTATGGTTACAGATGTATTGATGAAGAAGCAGGGAAAGAAATCCTTTCGCTTCGGAACCCAGCTAGTCATTCAGCCACTATCCAGTTAGATAAGATCAATCTTTCTGAGTATCAGTTGGTTAAAGGTGACTATAAAGTCCTGTCAGAAACAGAGTATGAACTAGCTCCATATACAATTCTGATTGCGCAGAGAAACTAG
- a CDS encoding ROK family protein — translation MAVKYALGVDIGGTKVAVGLVDDTGHVAYSLKVPSNKESSETLFQCVCTAIRELLNSQQLNIEDIAGIGVGLPGKVDVENGVAVFQNNIPWENFPVVKQLQEEFGNIPIKIDNDVKVAAYAEYRLLSLKAEDMFGYITISTGIAATNIINNTILRGSGFAGEIGFMPVRSFGRTSGLEISCSGPAIERQGKQMYGEDLSTKAVFDNWRKGDITASAIIANARDGMVQAIHNMICLLDPKIIVLGGSVAQNNPDFIEDIKTVLGLSLHHEQKHILNNIIISKIDSGNNGIIGSAFLVQ, via the coding sequence ATGGCAGTCAAATATGCTTTAGGTGTAGATATTGGTGGTACAAAAGTTGCTGTGGGACTGGTAGATGATACAGGTCATGTGGCTTATAGTTTAAAAGTACCAAGCAATAAAGAGTCGTCAGAAACCTTATTTCAATGCGTGTGTACAGCTATTCGAGAACTACTAAACAGTCAGCAACTGAATATTGAGGATATTGCAGGTATTGGAGTTGGCTTGCCAGGAAAAGTTGATGTTGAAAATGGAGTTGCAGTTTTTCAAAACAACATTCCATGGGAGAATTTTCCTGTTGTGAAGCAACTTCAAGAAGAATTTGGAAATATTCCAATAAAAATTGACAATGATGTGAAAGTAGCGGCCTATGCAGAATATAGATTGCTTTCTCTAAAAGCAGAGGATATGTTTGGTTATATTACTATTTCTACAGGTATTGCAGCTACCAATATCATAAATAACACAATTCTAAGAGGCTCTGGCTTTGCGGGCGAAATCGGTTTTATGCCAGTTCGGAGTTTCGGAAGAACAAGTGGTCTAGAAATCTCCTGCTCAGGACCAGCTATTGAACGCCAAGGGAAGCAAATGTATGGTGAAGATTTGTCAACCAAGGCAGTGTTTGATAATTGGCGTAAAGGAGATATTACAGCATCGGCTATTATTGCTAATGCGAGAGATGGTATGGTTCAAGCGATTCATAATATGATTTGTTTACTGGATCCTAAAATAATCGTTTTGGGTGGTAGTGTCGCACAAAATAACCCAGATTTTATAGAAGATATAAAGACCGTTTTGGGATTATCTTTGCATCATGAACAGAAACATATTTTAAATAATATTATCATCTCAAAAATAGATAGTGGAAATAACGGAATAATCGGATCAGCATTCCTAGTTCAATAA
- a CDS encoding carbohydrate ABC transporter permease — translation MDSRLNSLSKTGKLIIYTYMVITCLISVFPILWIFLSSLKADPMKNPGISLPTDLSFDGYIKVFTELHVLDYFWNSFKVVSISVIISIIMISMSSYVIARMDFRGKKLITAMLYSTLFIPATAMTFPVYRLVNVLGIYNTPVALIFVYSCSGIAMSFFIIKNYFAIIPKELEEAAEIDGASYAQTFWKVMLPIARPGILTAAILAFINNWNEYYWASMLIINKDELTVPALLGQFTTSFNTNYNGLFSAIVVIILPPILLFAFASKYFIEALGGGAVKG, via the coding sequence ATGGACAGTCGTTTGAATAGTCTTTCCAAAACAGGAAAATTGATTATATATACTTATATGGTTATTACTTGCTTGATTTCAGTGTTTCCAATTTTATGGATTTTCCTCTCTTCCTTAAAAGCAGATCCAATGAAAAATCCTGGTATTAGCTTGCCAACTGATTTAAGTTTTGATGGTTATATCAAGGTGTTTACAGAACTGCATGTATTGGATTACTTTTGGAACAGTTTTAAAGTGGTTTCAATTTCCGTTATTATCAGCATCATCATGATTTCCATGTCTTCTTATGTCATAGCTCGAATGGATTTCCGTGGCAAAAAGTTGATAACTGCCATGTTGTACTCAACTCTTTTTATCCCTGCTACAGCTATGACATTTCCAGTCTATCGCTTGGTAAATGTTCTGGGGATTTATAATACACCAGTAGCTCTGATTTTTGTCTACTCTTGTAGCGGTATTGCTATGAGTTTCTTTATCATAAAAAACTATTTTGCAATCATCCCTAAAGAATTGGAAGAAGCTGCTGAGATTGATGGAGCAAGCTATGCTCAGACATTTTGGAAAGTCATGCTTCCCATTGCTAGACCGGGTATTTTAACGGCAGCGATTCTAGCCTTTATTAACAACTGGAATGAGTATTACTGGGCTTCTATGCTGATTATCAATAAAGATGAGTTGACGGTTCCAGCCTTACTTGGACAGTTCACTACTAGCTTTAATACCAATTATAATGGTCTTTTCTCAGCTATCGTTGTGATTATCTTACCACCAATTTTACTCTTTGCTTTTGCAAGTAAATACTTTATTGAAGCTTTAGGAGGAGGAGCAGTTAAAGGATGA